The following proteins are co-located in the Poecile atricapillus isolate bPoeAtr1 chromosome 2, bPoeAtr1.hap1, whole genome shotgun sequence genome:
- the POLR1F gene encoding DNA-directed RNA polymerase I subunit RPA43: protein MAVPREPLPPAAAAAPSFGAARALVARRYSCLVAAPHRRHVALPPRFLGRKRSGIRAQLDAELLRYSESLQGVPVAYDNIKVVGELGDIYDDQGFIHLNIEADFIIFSPKKGKKLVGVINKVAPSHIGCLIHGCFNASIPKPEQMSIVQWQELGLKIGDELKFQVLHLDSDAAGVFFIRGGLTKSSMRPKKSNTVTESTNGDEIQKIDHQENGLNNCGEDNVNEEPLNEAGNPGRENEEEQSVVVNGSCDDKKKKKKKKKDKQGEQELVLPTSDSSGYQSDHKKSKKKKRKHCDEIEESELSQLSEKPKAKRKRD from the exons ATGGCCGTGCCGCGGGAGCCActgccgcccgccgccgccgccgccccgtcCTTCGGCGCGGCCCGGGCGCTGGTGGCGCGGCGCTACTCGTGCCTGGTGGCGGCGCCGCACCGGCGGCACGTGGCGCTGCCCCCGCGCTTCCTGGGCCGCAAGCGCTCCGGCATCCGTGCGCAGCTGGACGCGGAGCTCCTGCGCTACTCCGAGAG CCTGCAGGGTGTGCCGGTGGCTTACGACAACATCAAAGTGGTGGGGGAGCTCGGCGACATCTACGACGACCAGGGATTCATCCACCTGAACATCGAGGCGGACTTCATCATCTTCAGCCCCAAGAAAGGGAAGAAGCTGGTG ggtGTAATTAATAAAGTGGCCCCTAGTCATATTGGCTGCCTGATACATGGATGCTTCAATGCATCTATCCCTAAGCCTGAACAAATGTCCATTGTACAGTGGCAAGAGCTGGGGTTAAAAATAGGGGATGAGCTGAAATTTCAAGTGTTGCACTTGGATTCTGATGCAGCTGGGGTGTTCTTCATTCGAGGAGGACTCACTAAAAGCAG CATGCGGcccaaaaaatccaacacaGTCACTGAAAGTACAAACGGGGACGAAATTCAAAAGATTGACCACCAGGAAAATGGCTTGAATAACTGTGGGGAAGATAATGTCAATGAAGAGCCTTTAAATGAGGCGGGTAAccctgggagggaaaatgaagaagagCAAAGTGTTGTTGTGAATGGATCATGTGATgataaaaagaagaagaagaaaaagaaaaaggacaagCAAGGAGAACAGGAACTTGTATTACCTACCAGTGATTCTAGCGGTTACCAAAGTGACCataaaaaatcaaagaaaaagaaaagaaagcattgTGATGAAATTGAAGAAAGTGAATTATCTCAGCTGTCAGAAAAACCAAAAGCTAAAAGGAAAAGGGACTAG